Proteins from a genomic interval of Chroococcidiopsis thermalis PCC 7203:
- a CDS encoding hybrid sensor histidine kinase/response regulator, translating to MLPKPLTNQKNTSDREVPLRLLLILPFVLQIFAAVGLTGYFSLRNGQQAVNDLANQLIEKTNQLVNEHLNAYLAMPHQINQLNANAIEMGKLNLKDFQDAGKYFWQQMQVYDKPSYIGYALANGESAGAGRWIKGQDVTIEEISARTQAKSYTYSTDKQGNRRKLEQVVEYEPLTDVWYTQTVKAGKPLWTRVYTTDSYEEYVAASANYPIYDKARKLVAVIGVDLLLSDISDFLRKIQISPSGQVFIIERDGLLIANSGAEKPYKVVNKSTHRISATDSQNPLIRATAKYLQQKFGSFKAIQNSQVLNFQLKGDRQFLHVQPWRDRYGLDWLVVVVVPESDFMAQINANTRMTILLCFSALLVAIILGIVTSRWIAQPIGRLSQASEAIATGDLNQEVKVVAVKELKTLSHSFNRMAAQLKDSFEQLENRVQQRTRELNEAKIAAETAKETAEAANQAKSEFLANMSHELRTPLNAILGFAQLMQRSRTLTLEQQENVSIINRSGEHLLALINDVLDMSKIEAGRLTLHPQEFDLYLMLNAVEEMFQLKADSLGLQLICDRHPDVPRYIKSDEKKLRQILINLIGNALKFTSHGSVTVRVIAGSRDDEQGAGSRGESGRRGVITNYQLPITNYQLPITNYQLTFTVQDTGVGIAAEELGRLFQAFVQTETGRKSQQGTGLGLAISQKFVQLMGGEISVSSRIGVGTQFEFTIPVQLADPSSIPQERPQRQVIGLVPGQPQYRILVVDDRPENRQIVIKLLTPIGFEVREAENGKDAIAVWSSWEPHLIWMDMRMPVMNGYETTEYIKSHLKGQATIIIALTASTLEEEKAVVLSTGCDDFMRKPFRAEELFEKMAQHIGVRYTYKEEGEKQDVAIEASSCVLNPSSLQIMPHHWLEHLQQAAAQLDGETIAQLVAQIPETHAPLATALLEQANNFDFDDILNLAQAAIGL from the coding sequence ATGCTGCCAAAACCTTTAACCAACCAAAAAAACACAAGCGATCGGGAAGTACCTCTACGTCTCCTGTTGATATTGCCATTCGTGCTGCAAATTTTTGCCGCTGTTGGATTGACTGGATACTTTTCTTTGCGTAACGGACAACAAGCAGTTAACGATTTGGCTAATCAGTTGATCGAGAAAACCAACCAGTTAGTGAACGAACATCTCAATGCTTACCTAGCAATGCCTCATCAAATCAATCAGCTTAATGCCAATGCTATAGAGATGGGGAAACTCAACCTGAAAGATTTTCAAGATGCAGGCAAGTATTTTTGGCAACAAATGCAGGTTTATGACAAGCCTAGTTATATCGGTTATGCTCTTGCAAACGGCGAGTCTGCTGGGGCAGGACGCTGGATCAAAGGGCAAGACGTGACAATCGAAGAAATTTCTGCTCGTACTCAAGCTAAATCCTACACTTATTCCACAGACAAACAGGGAAATCGGCGCAAACTAGAACAAGTAGTCGAGTACGAACCTTTGACTGATGTGTGGTATACCCAAACCGTAAAGGCAGGCAAACCGCTTTGGACGCGGGTATATACGACAGACAGCTATGAGGAATATGTAGCGGCTTCTGCGAATTACCCGATCTACGATAAAGCTCGCAAACTAGTCGCTGTGATTGGGGTCGATCTGCTGCTGTCCGATATCAGCGATTTCCTCCGAAAGATTCAAATTAGCCCTTCAGGACAAGTCTTTATTATCGAGCGAGATGGGCTGTTAATTGCTAATTCTGGTGCTGAAAAACCATACAAAGTTGTTAATAAGAGTACGCACCGCATCAGTGCAACAGATAGCCAAAATCCGCTAATTCGAGCTACAGCCAAATATTTACAGCAAAAATTTGGCAGCTTTAAAGCAATTCAAAATAGCCAAGTATTAAACTTTCAACTGAAAGGCGATCGCCAATTCCTGCACGTACAACCGTGGCGCGATCGCTATGGCTTGGATTGGCTAGTTGTAGTCGTCGTCCCAGAATCCGATTTCATGGCACAAATTAATGCCAACACGCGCATGACAATTTTGCTGTGTTTTTCGGCATTACTAGTAGCAATCATATTGGGAATTGTTACTTCTCGTTGGATCGCTCAACCGATTGGGCGTTTGAGTCAAGCTTCTGAGGCGATCGCGACAGGAGATCTGAACCAAGAAGTCAAAGTTGTTGCTGTCAAAGAATTAAAAACTTTGTCCCACTCCTTCAACCGGATGGCGGCGCAACTCAAAGACTCATTCGAGCAATTAGAAAATCGAGTTCAGCAGCGCACCCGCGAACTCAACGAAGCTAAAATCGCGGCGGAAACAGCAAAAGAAACGGCAGAAGCGGCAAATCAAGCGAAAAGCGAATTTTTGGCAAACATGAGTCACGAATTGCGTACTCCCCTCAACGCCATTCTCGGCTTTGCTCAACTGATGCAACGCAGTCGCACCCTCACTTTAGAACAGCAGGAGAACGTTAGCATCATCAATCGCAGTGGCGAACACCTACTAGCGTTGATCAACGACGTACTCGACATGTCCAAAATCGAAGCTGGGCGGCTAACACTGCATCCACAGGAATTTGACCTGTACTTAATGCTGAATGCAGTCGAAGAAATGTTTCAACTCAAAGCAGACTCTTTAGGTTTGCAACTGATCTGCGATCGCCACCCAGATGTACCGCGCTACATCAAAAGCGATGAAAAGAAACTGCGTCAAATTTTAATCAACCTCATTGGCAATGCCCTGAAATTTACTTCTCATGGTAGCGTGACCGTGCGTGTAATAGCAGGGAGCAGGGACGACGAGCAGGGAGCAGGGAGTAGGGGGGAGAGTGGGAGAAGGGGAGTAATTACCAACTACCAATTACCAATTACCAATTACCAATTACCAATTACCAATTACCAACTCACTTTTACAGTCCAAGATACAGGCGTAGGCATAGCCGCAGAGGAATTAGGGCGGTTGTTTCAAGCTTTTGTTCAAACGGAAACTGGGCGCAAATCGCAACAAGGTACGGGTTTGGGTTTAGCAATTAGCCAAAAGTTCGTGCAACTGATGGGAGGCGAGATTTCTGTCAGCAGCCGGATAGGAGTCGGGACGCAGTTTGAATTTACCATTCCCGTACAGCTAGCAGATCCTAGCAGCATTCCCCAGGAGCGACCGCAGCGACAGGTAATTGGACTCGTACCAGGACAACCGCAGTATCGCATTTTAGTAGTAGACGATCGCCCAGAAAATCGACAAATTGTCATCAAACTGCTGACTCCAATCGGCTTTGAAGTGCGCGAAGCCGAAAATGGTAAAGACGCGATCGCGGTATGGTCGAGTTGGGAACCACATCTGATTTGGATGGATATGCGGATGCCCGTGATGAATGGTTACGAAACGACAGAATATATTAAATCGCACCTCAAAGGGCAAGCAACGATAATTATTGCCTTAACTGCTAGCACGTTAGAGGAAGAAAAAGCAGTGGTACTTTCGACGGGGTGCGATGATTTTATGCGTAAACCCTTCCGTGCCGAAGAACTGTTTGAGAAGATGGCACAGCACATTGGCGTGCGCTACACCTACAAAGAGGAAGGAGAAAAACAAGATGTAGCGATCGAGGCATCATCGTGCGTCCTTAATCCTTCATCCTTACAAATTATGCCCCACCACTGGCTCGAACACCTACAGCAAGCAGCGGCACAACTCGATGGGGAGACAATCGCGCAGCTCGTAGCGCAAATTCCCGAGACTCATGCGCCTCTGGCAACAGCCTTACTCGAACAAGCAAACAATTTTGATTTTGATGATATTCTCAATCTCGCCCAAGCAGCGATCGGATTATAG
- a CDS encoding two-component system response regulator, producing the protein MNSEWATASEKTILIVDDIPDNLRVLSATLSEQGYKVRCAKNGNMALKGAQVAAPDLILLDVKMPDIDGYEVCQHLKAEMRTREIPIIFMSALDDVLDKVRAFEVGGVDYITKPFQVEEVLARIKNQLALQAAKAEIQQLNIKLEQRVEQRTAQLAATNHKLQQEILERQQAVQLLNESEARLESILNSLEEVVWSVTAQNPTLIYLNPAAQKVYGIPTTEFLKNPHLWLEVVHPEDREQVEKGAQILRSQGSHSSEYRIVRADGEVRWLYARAHLICDPTGIPLRIDGIISDITDRKRIEQQLIYDALHDDLTGLPNRTFFLERLELALRYTKRHPDYLFAVLFIDLDRFKIVNDSLGHAVGDRLLIAFTSLMQQCLRTSDTVARFGGDEFTILLEDIEQIADAIKIADRIQAELAQPFELEGHTVFTTASIGIVFSGMGYESPAELLRDADTAMYRAKESGKAQYTIFNPDMYAQTLQLLHLERDLRQALERQEFCLHYQPIVSLSSGQMVGFEALIRWQHPERGLVFPGEFIPIAEEIGLIVPIGEWVLEQACARLRQWQLQFPQAANLKISVNLASQQINHPKLSEQIDRILAVTGLDGSHLRLEITETMLLHHTEATIDMLLKIRSKNIQLSIDDFGKGYSSLSYLHRFPINTLKIDSYFISQINPNSENVEIVSTINTLAHNLGMDAIAEGIETAQQYAQLKAWGCDFGQGYFFAKPLDFHAAEALIISNPQW; encoded by the coding sequence ATGAACAGTGAGTGGGCGACTGCCTCTGAAAAGACAATCTTAATTGTGGACGATATTCCCGATAATTTGCGAGTGCTATCAGCAACGCTATCCGAGCAGGGTTACAAAGTCCGGTGTGCTAAAAATGGCAACATGGCATTAAAAGGAGCGCAGGTAGCTGCACCAGATTTAATTTTGTTGGATGTCAAAATGCCGGATATAGACGGTTATGAGGTTTGCCAACACTTAAAAGCTGAGATGCGAACCCGTGAAATTCCAATAATTTTTATGAGCGCTCTAGACGACGTGCTAGACAAAGTCAGAGCTTTTGAAGTCGGGGGAGTTGACTACATTACTAAGCCGTTTCAAGTCGAAGAAGTTTTAGCTCGAATTAAAAATCAACTTGCCTTACAAGCAGCTAAGGCAGAAATTCAGCAATTAAATATCAAACTAGAACAACGGGTAGAACAGCGTACCGCGCAATTAGCAGCAACGAATCATAAACTACAACAAGAAATTCTCGAACGGCAGCAAGCAGTTCAGCTATTAAATGAAAGCGAGGCACGACTGGAGAGCATTTTAAACTCTTTAGAAGAAGTTGTCTGGTCTGTTACTGCTCAAAATCCCACCTTGATTTATCTCAATCCTGCCGCACAGAAGGTTTACGGTATTCCGACGACAGAATTTTTAAAAAATCCGCACTTGTGGCTAGAAGTCGTACATCCAGAAGACCGCGAACAAGTGGAAAAGGGGGCGCAAATCTTGCGATCGCAGGGTAGCCATAGCTCGGAATATAGAATTGTGCGTGCTGATGGTGAAGTGCGCTGGTTGTACGCTCGCGCTCATTTAATTTGCGACCCTACAGGCATTCCCCTACGAATTGATGGCATTATCTCTGACATTACCGATCGCAAGCGGATCGAGCAACAACTCATCTACGATGCTTTACACGATGACCTGACGGGATTACCGAATCGCACGTTTTTTCTGGAACGGTTGGAGCTAGCGTTGAGATATACCAAACGACATCCAGATTATCTGTTTGCCGTACTTTTTATCGATCTCGATCGCTTCAAAATTGTGAATGATAGCCTCGGACATGCAGTAGGCGATCGCCTCTTGATTGCTTTTACCAGTTTAATGCAACAATGCTTGCGTACTTCAGATACCGTGGCGCGCTTTGGCGGGGATGAATTTACAATTTTACTAGAAGACATTGAGCAAATTGCCGACGCAATCAAAATTGCAGATCGCATTCAAGCAGAACTTGCCCAGCCGTTTGAGTTAGAGGGGCATACGGTTTTTACTACTGCTAGTATCGGCATAGTTTTTAGTGGTATGGGATACGAGTCTCCCGCCGAGTTGCTACGGGATGCTGACACGGCGATGTACCGAGCTAAAGAGAGCGGCAAGGCACAATATACAATTTTCAACCCTGATATGTACGCTCAAACGCTACAACTACTGCATTTAGAAAGAGATTTGCGGCAAGCTTTGGAGCGTCAAGAATTTTGCTTGCATTACCAACCGATTGTATCTTTGAGTAGCGGTCAGATGGTTGGCTTTGAGGCACTCATCCGCTGGCAACATCCAGAACGAGGTTTAGTTTTCCCTGGTGAATTCATTCCTATTGCCGAAGAAATTGGCTTAATTGTACCCATTGGTGAATGGGTTTTAGAACAAGCTTGCGCTCGATTGCGACAGTGGCAGTTACAGTTCCCTCAAGCAGCGAATTTAAAAATTAGTGTCAATCTAGCTAGCCAGCAAATTAACCACCCCAAATTAAGCGAACAGATAGACCGAATTTTGGCTGTAACTGGCTTAGATGGTAGTCACTTAAGATTAGAAATTACTGAAACCATGTTGCTACACCATACAGAAGCAACGATTGACATGTTATTAAAAATTAGGTCTAAAAATATTCAACTAAGTATTGATGATTTTGGTAAAGGTTATTCTTCCTTGAGCTATTTACATCGATTTCCTATTAATACTTTAAAAATTGATAGTTATTTTATCAGTCAAATAAATCCTAATTCTGAAAATGTGGAAATCGTCAGTACGATTAATACCCTAGCTCATAATTTGGGTATGGATGCGATCGCTGAGGGTATAGAAACGGCTCAACAATACGCTCAACTCAAAGCTTGGGGATGTGATTTTGGGCAAGGATATTTCTTTGCTAAACCTTTGGACTTCCATGCGGCAGAAGCGTTGATTATATCGAATCCGCAATGGTAA
- the ppsA gene encoding phosphoenolpyruvate synthase, with protein MVTAVTETTSPAAKERSLILWFEEVGIHDLALVGGKNASLGEMIQQLTPQGINVPNGFAITAYAYRYYIQQTGLDAKLRSLFADLDVEDLNNLRQRGKQARSMLRYTPFPKDLKEAIATAYEKLCENYGIDTDVAVRSSATAEDLPDASFAGQQESYLNINGVEGVLVACHRCFASLFTDRAISYRHSRGFDHFSVALSIGIQKMVRSDLAASGVMFSIDTETGFKNAALITAAYGLGENIVQGAINPDEYYVFKPTLKAGFRPILGKRLGSKEFKMVYDTGGSKVTRNVPVVPSDRGKYALNDDEILQLARWACAIEDHYSKVRGTYTPMDIEWAKDGVTEELFIVQARPETVQSQKSLNVLRSYHLVGANGDAPIITGRSVGEAIGQGKVKVITDVHRLDHFQTGDVLVTDKTDPDWEPILKKASAIVTNQGGRTCHAAIIAREIGIPAIVGCGDATSVLHSGQEVTVSCAEGDEGKVYQGLLPFEVREVPLDNLPRTRTKIMMNVGNPAEAFSLSAIPNDGVGLARLEFIIANYIKIHPLALLHFDRLEDEAEKAKIAEMTAFFAEKPQYFIEKLAQGAATLAAAFYPNPVVVRMSDFKSNEYANLLGGKQFEPKEENPMLGWRGAARYYDPRYRDAFALECHAIKQVRKEMGLTNLIPMIPFCRTPEEGRKVLAEMAKHGLERGKDGLEIYVMCELPNNVLMAEEFSEVFDGFSIGSNDLTQLTIGLDRDSALVAGLFDERTPGVKRLVQMAIATAKAKGRKIGICGQAPSDYPEFAQFLVEQGIDSMSLNPDSVLKTLLMVAEVEEKLGRGC; from the coding sequence ATGGTAACGGCGGTAACAGAAACGACCTCCCCAGCAGCAAAAGAGCGATCGCTGATTCTCTGGTTTGAAGAGGTAGGAATTCACGATCTGGCTTTGGTAGGCGGGAAAAACGCCTCTTTAGGCGAAATGATCCAACAACTCACACCCCAAGGTATTAACGTTCCCAACGGCTTTGCAATTACTGCTTATGCCTATCGCTATTACATTCAGCAGACTGGTTTAGATGCCAAATTGCGATCGCTGTTTGCCGATTTAGATGTAGAAGATCTGAATAACTTACGCCAACGCGGTAAACAAGCAAGATCTATGCTGCGGTACACGCCTTTCCCGAAAGACTTAAAAGAGGCGATCGCTACTGCCTACGAAAAGTTATGCGAAAATTACGGGATTGACACTGATGTTGCCGTTCGTTCTAGCGCCACAGCTGAAGACTTACCAGATGCTAGTTTTGCCGGACAGCAAGAATCCTACCTCAACATCAACGGCGTTGAAGGCGTACTAGTTGCCTGTCATCGTTGTTTTGCTTCCCTATTTACCGATCGCGCCATCTCCTATCGTCACAGCCGAGGTTTTGACCATTTCAGCGTTGCCCTCTCAATTGGCATACAAAAAATGGTACGTTCTGACTTGGCGGCTTCTGGGGTGATGTTCTCTATCGATACGGAGACAGGATTTAAAAATGCAGCCTTGATTACAGCCGCCTATGGTTTGGGCGAAAATATCGTCCAAGGGGCAATTAACCCCGATGAATACTACGTCTTCAAACCTACACTCAAAGCAGGTTTTCGCCCGATTTTAGGTAAAAGATTGGGTTCTAAAGAATTCAAAATGGTCTACGATACAGGCGGATCGAAAGTTACCAGAAACGTTCCTGTCGTACCTAGCGATCGCGGCAAATATGCCCTCAACGATGACGAGATATTGCAATTAGCGCGTTGGGCTTGCGCGATCGAAGATCATTACTCTAAAGTGCGCGGTACTTATACCCCGATGGATATTGAGTGGGCAAAAGACGGCGTAACAGAAGAACTATTTATCGTCCAAGCCCGCCCCGAAACCGTACAATCGCAAAAAAGTCTCAACGTTTTACGGAGTTATCACTTAGTCGGGGCTAACGGCGATGCACCTATAATTACAGGTCGCAGTGTCGGCGAGGCGATCGGTCAGGGGAAAGTTAAAGTCATTACAGACGTGCATAGACTCGACCATTTCCAAACTGGGGATGTGTTAGTTACTGATAAAACAGACCCCGACTGGGAACCTATTTTAAAAAAAGCTAGCGCGATCGTGACAAATCAAGGTGGTAGAACTTGTCACGCCGCAATTATCGCTAGAGAAATTGGAATTCCGGCGATCGTCGGTTGTGGCGATGCTACTAGCGTGTTGCATTCTGGGCAAGAAGTTACGGTTTCCTGTGCTGAAGGCGATGAGGGAAAGGTTTACCAAGGATTATTACCTTTTGAAGTTCGAGAAGTTCCCTTAGATAACCTGCCTCGCACTCGTACCAAAATTATGATGAACGTAGGCAATCCTGCGGAAGCTTTCAGCCTCTCGGCAATTCCTAATGATGGTGTGGGATTGGCACGGCTAGAGTTTATTATTGCCAACTATATCAAAATTCATCCCTTGGCACTGCTGCATTTCGATCGCTTAGAGGACGAAGCGGAAAAAGCCAAAATTGCTGAAATGACGGCATTCTTTGCAGAGAAGCCCCAGTATTTTATCGAGAAACTAGCCCAAGGTGCAGCGACGCTGGCAGCTGCTTTTTACCCTAATCCAGTTGTCGTGCGGATGAGTGATTTTAAATCGAACGAATATGCCAACTTACTCGGTGGAAAGCAGTTTGAACCCAAGGAAGAAAACCCGATGCTAGGGTGGCGGGGGGCGGCGCGTTACTACGATCCGCGTTACCGCGATGCTTTTGCTTTGGAGTGTCATGCCATCAAGCAGGTACGAAAAGAGATGGGGTTAACCAATTTAATTCCGATGATTCCTTTTTGCCGCACTCCCGAAGAAGGGCGTAAAGTCTTGGCAGAAATGGCAAAGCACGGTTTAGAACGAGGTAAAGACGGGTTAGAAATTTACGTCATGTGCGAGTTGCCCAACAACGTTTTGATGGCGGAGGAATTCAGCGAAGTCTTTGATGGGTTTTCGATTGGTTCTAACGATTTAACTCAGCTGACAATTGGATTAGACCGAGATTCGGCTTTAGTGGCGGGTTTGTTTGACGAACGCACCCCAGGAGTTAAGCGATTGGTGCAAATGGCGATCGCTACTGCTAAAGCTAAGGGTCGTAAAATTGGGATCTGCGGTCAAGCCCCCAGCGATTACCCAGAATTCGCTCAGTTTTTAGTAGAACAGGGAATAGATTCTATGAGCCTCAACCCCGATTCGGTACTAAAAACTCTGTTGATGGTAGCAGAAGTAGAAGAGAAGTTGGGTCGCGGGTGCTAA
- the recG gene encoding ATP-dependent DNA helicase RecG, with the protein MTNDDIDWLRLQKALAVEAEKGFVDLVGKQYRFSEFLCLSFGKPPVTLSVEERRRWQEMAMQFAEYHQMTQEERQSVVAAARRCLHLSQQVSEQQHFYELGDELSQKSKVKSQNMTPDSRTGGFGSPPLPTPDSPVVQPKTSTLISTKSSEINQRLAPSLEQPLTRLPEIGARRGEILAKLGLYTVRDVLLYYPRDHINYARQVKICNLEAGETATLVGTVKKCQCFTSPRNAKLSILEIVLKDNTGQIRLNYFFAGGRYSHRGWQEQQKRKYPPGAVIAASGLVKESKYGLTLDKPALEVLAHPGDTIDSLTVGRVVPIYPLTEGVGADMVRKAVTTALPSLVHLKDPLPKALRDYYGFVEVREAIANIHFPADTDALELARRRLVFDEFFYLQLGLLQRQYKARQIANSAVLSPSGQLVEKFYQLLPFKLTGAQQRVINDILNDLKKSVPMNRLVQGDVGSGKTVVAVVAILAAIQSGYQGALMAPTEVLAEQHYRKLVGWFNLLHLPVELLTGSTPAAKRRQIHAQLETGELPLLVGTHALIQDKVIFQRLGLVVIDEQHRFGVGQRARLQQKGESPHVLTMTATPIPRTLALTLHGDLDVSQIDELPPGRQKIHTTVLSSKERSHAYELILREVAQGRQAYIVLPLVEESEKLDLKAAVDEYQKLQESIFPQFQVGLLHGRMSSADKDEAINLFRDNQTQILVSTTVIEVGVDVPNATVMLIENAERFGLSQLHQLRGRVGRGAAQSFCLLMGNPKNETARQRLKVLEESQDGFFIAEADMKFRGPGEVLGMRQAGLPDFTLASLIDDQAVLEIAREAAEKVMEKDPTLQRWTLMQAELTYRYQKLMGGTILT; encoded by the coding sequence ATGACTAATGACGATATAGACTGGTTGCGATTGCAGAAAGCCTTAGCTGTGGAGGCAGAGAAAGGCTTTGTAGACTTGGTAGGGAAACAATACCGCTTCAGCGAGTTTCTCTGTTTGAGTTTTGGCAAACCTCCTGTCACTTTATCTGTAGAAGAAAGACGTAGATGGCAGGAAATGGCAATGCAATTTGCCGAATACCATCAGATGACGCAGGAAGAGAGACAAAGCGTAGTTGCAGCAGCACGTAGATGCTTGCACCTTTCTCAGCAAGTATCAGAACAGCAGCATTTCTATGAGTTAGGTGACGAATTAAGTCAAAAGTCCAAAGTTAAAAGTCAAAACATGACTCCCGACTCCCGTACGGGCGGGTTTGGAAGCCCGCCCCTACCGACTCCCGACTCCCCCGTCGTCCAACCTAAAACCTCAACCCTAATTTCTACTAAATCTTCAGAGATAAATCAACGTCTTGCACCCAGTTTAGAGCAGCCCTTGACTAGGTTGCCGGAGATTGGTGCGAGAAGAGGTGAGATTTTAGCCAAGTTGGGACTGTATACCGTCAGAGATGTCTTACTCTACTATCCCCGCGATCATATTAACTACGCACGACAGGTTAAGATTTGCAATTTAGAGGCGGGAGAAACAGCAACGCTAGTAGGAACGGTAAAAAAGTGCCAGTGTTTTACCAGTCCCCGTAATGCTAAATTATCCATTCTGGAAATTGTCCTGAAAGATAATACGGGTCAAATTCGCCTCAACTACTTTTTCGCTGGCGGACGTTATTCTCATCGCGGTTGGCAAGAACAACAAAAGCGCAAATATCCACCTGGCGCAGTCATCGCAGCGTCGGGATTGGTGAAAGAGAGTAAATACGGTCTGACGCTGGACAAACCAGCTCTGGAGGTGCTGGCACACCCAGGAGATACAATTGATTCATTAACTGTGGGTCGAGTTGTACCAATTTACCCCTTGACGGAAGGTGTCGGGGCAGATATGGTGCGCAAGGCTGTCACTACCGCACTTCCATCCCTAGTTCATCTCAAAGATCCGCTACCAAAAGCTTTACGCGATTATTACGGATTTGTTGAGGTAAGGGAAGCGATCGCTAATATCCATTTTCCAGCTGATACTGACGCTTTAGAACTTGCCCGTCGTCGGCTGGTATTTGACGAGTTTTTCTATTTACAACTAGGTTTGCTGCAACGCCAATATAAAGCACGGCAAATTGCTAATAGTGCCGTTCTCTCGCCAAGCGGTCAATTGGTGGAAAAGTTTTATCAACTTTTACCTTTTAAACTCACTGGTGCGCAGCAAAGGGTGATTAATGACATTCTCAATGACTTAAAAAAATCCGTACCGATGAATCGCCTGGTTCAGGGAGACGTGGGTTCGGGGAAAACGGTTGTTGCAGTGGTAGCAATTCTCGCCGCGATTCAATCAGGCTACCAGGGGGCGTTGATGGCTCCCACAGAGGTATTAGCAGAACAGCATTATCGCAAGTTAGTTGGTTGGTTTAATTTACTGCATTTACCTGTAGAATTGCTAACGGGTTCGACTCCAGCGGCGAAACGAAGGCAAATTCACGCCCAATTAGAAACAGGAGAGTTACCCCTATTAGTGGGGACTCATGCCTTAATTCAAGATAAAGTCATTTTTCAACGTTTAGGATTAGTCGTAATTGACGAACAACACCGATTTGGTGTCGGACAACGGGCGCGTTTGCAACAAAAGGGCGAGTCTCCCCACGTTTTGACGATGACAGCTACGCCAATTCCCCGCACGCTAGCCTTAACTTTACACGGGGATTTGGATGTGAGCCAAATTGATGAATTGCCCCCAGGTAGACAGAAGATTCATACAACAGTTTTATCTAGTAAAGAGCGATCGCACGCTTATGAATTAATTCTGCGTGAAGTTGCTCAAGGCAGACAAGCTTACATTGTCTTGCCCTTGGTGGAAGAATCGGAAAAGCTGGACTTAAAAGCAGCAGTCGATGAATATCAAAAGTTGCAAGAAAGCATTTTTCCCCAGTTTCAAGTCGGATTGCTCCACGGTCGCATGTCGTCAGCCGATAAAGACGAGGCGATTAATTTATTTCGCGACAACCAAACGCAAATTCTCGTCTCTACAACTGTAATTGAAGTTGGTGTAGACGTTCCCAACGCTACGGTAATGCTAATTGAAAATGCCGAGCGATTTGGTTTATCTCAATTGCACCAGTTGCGGGGACGTGTCGGACGTGGTGCGGCGCAATCTTTTTGTCTGTTAATGGGTAATCCTAAGAATGAAACTGCCCGTCAGCGCTTAAAAGTATTAGAAGAATCTCAAGATGGATTTTTTATTGCTGAAGCAGATATGAAATTTCGCGGTCCTGGGGAAGTTTTAGGAATGCGTCAAGCTGGACTACCAGATTTTACTTTGGCAAGTTTAATCGACGACCAGGCTGTTTTAGAAATTGCGCGAGAAGCCGCTGAGAAGGTGATGGAGAAAGATCCAACTTTGCAACGTTGGACTTTAATGCAAGCAGAATTAACTTATAGATATCAAAAGTTGATGGGTGGGACGATTTTAACTTAA
- the tsf gene encoding translation elongation factor Ts — translation MAEISAKAVKELRERTNAGMMDCKKALQETDGDMEKAIEWLRQKGLASAGKKAGRVAAEGLVDSYIHTGGRIGVLVEVNCETDFVARNQAFSELVRNIAMQIAACPNVEYVRVSDIPPEVVAKEKAIEMGKDDLAGKPENIREKIVVGRIDKRLKEMSLVDQAYIKDQNKSVEDLVKEAIAQLGENIQIRRFSRYVLGEGIEKSSEE, via the coding sequence ATGGCGGAAATATCTGCAAAGGCTGTTAAAGAGCTACGCGAGAGAACAAACGCTGGCATGATGGATTGCAAAAAAGCACTCCAAGAGACCGATGGCGATATGGAAAAAGCCATTGAATGGCTGCGGCAGAAAGGACTTGCCTCTGCTGGAAAGAAAGCTGGACGTGTAGCAGCAGAAGGACTAGTAGATAGTTACATCCATACTGGCGGGCGAATTGGCGTGCTAGTGGAAGTGAACTGCGAAACTGACTTCGTAGCGCGCAACCAAGCATTTAGTGAATTAGTGCGAAATATTGCCATGCAAATCGCTGCTTGTCCTAACGTAGAGTACGTTAGAGTCAGCGATATTCCCCCTGAAGTTGTCGCAAAGGAAAAGGCAATTGAAATGGGGAAAGACGATCTAGCAGGAAAACCAGAGAACATTCGCGAAAAGATCGTTGTTGGGCGCATTGACAAGCGCTTGAAAGAGATGTCCTTAGTGGATCAAGCGTATATCAAGGATCAAAACAAATCAGTAGAAGATTTGGTTAAAGAAGCGATCGCCCAGTTAGGCGAAAATATCCAAATCCGTCGCTTCTCCCGCTACGTCTTAGGTGAAGGCATCGAAAAGTCATCCGAAGAATAG